In Candidatus Zixiibacteriota bacterium, the genomic stretch ACATTTTGGTCATTCTGAGCCCGGAGGGCGAAGAATCTTCCTGGATCGAATTAATAGATTCTTCGGTTGTCCATCTGGACTCCCTCAGAATGACAATATCGGAAGTTGCTTATGTTCGTAATCGGAACTGCAGGACACGTTGATCACGGCAAATCCGCCCTGGTTCTGGCTTTGACCGGAATCGATCCGGATAGATTACCAGAGGAGAAAAAAAGAGGGATGACCATCGATCTAGGCTTTGCCTGGCTTCCTCTGCCGGATGGAACAGAGGTGGGAATTGTGGATGTGCCCGGGCACGAGAGGTTTGTCAAGAATATGATTGCCGGGGTAGGTGGAATCGATGCCGCACTACTGGTGATTGCCGCAGATGATGGCTGGATGCCCCAGACTCAGGAGCATTTAGAGATTCTAGAACTTTTAGGAATTAAAGAGGGGATTGTGGTTATCAACAAGATCGACCTGGTAAAAGAGGACTGGCTAAATCTAATTGAGGATGACATAAAGAATAAGCTCAAAGGCACACCCTTTGAAAAAGCAGTTGTGGTCAGAACCTCGGCAATCCAGAAAATCGGGATTGAGGTGCTGAATGAACAGATTCAAAATCTCATCAGCCGGCTAAAGGTGAGAA encodes the following:
- the selB gene encoding selenocysteine-specific translation elongation factor codes for the protein MFVIGTAGHVDHGKSALVLALTGIDPDRLPEEKKRGMTIDLGFAWLPLPDGTEVGIVDVPGHERFVKNMIAGVGGIDAALLVIAADDGWMPQTQEHLEILELLGIKEGIVVINKIDLVKEDWLNLIEDDIKNKLKGTPFEKAVVVRTSAIQKIGIEVLNEQIQNLISRLKVRKDIGKPRLYIDRVFTMSGMGTVVTGTLIDGSLKIGQEVEIAPEGI